The Cheilinus undulatus linkage group 2, ASM1832078v1, whole genome shotgun sequence genome has a window encoding:
- the sst1.1 gene encoding somatostatin 1, tandem duplicate 1 has protein sequence MTMMKMVSSSPCLLLLLLSLSASISCSSAAHRDSKLGLLLHKTPLLGSKQDMSRASLAELLLSDLLQVENEAIEEESFPLNEGEPEDIRVDLERAAGSGPLLAPRERKAGCKNFFWKTFTSC, from the exons ATGACGATGATGAAGAtggtctcctcctctccctgcctcctcctgctcctcctctccctcagcgcctccatcagctgctcctCCGCCGCTCACAGAGACTCCAAACTCGGCCTGCTGCTGCACAAGACCCCGCTGCTGGGCTCCAAACAG GACATGTCCCGGGCCTCGCTGGCCGAGCTGCTCCTATCTGACCTTCTGCAGGTGGAGAACGAGGCAATAGAGGAGGAGAGCTTCCCTCTGAATGAAGGAGAACCTGAAGACATCCGTGTGGATCTGGAGCGAGCGGCTGGAAGCGGTCCACTGCTCGCCCCCAGAGAAAGGAAGGCCGGCTGCAAGAACTTCTTCTGGAAGACGTTCACCTCGTGCTGA